The Primulina huaijiensis isolate GDHJ02 chromosome 12, ASM1229523v2, whole genome shotgun sequence genome has a window encoding:
- the LOC140989456 gene encoding uncharacterized protein: MGKIFIDNGSSVIVLFKSTLDQMKMEGFEFEPISTPLYGFEGHAIPPLGQIVLPLSLGTDPRRVTKMIAFTVVDNPSTYNGILGQPALKDFRVVASTYHHKLKFLVGKGVGVLCGNQKVARRCYERILKEGKKRGREHSHGSLSSVLQL; this comes from the coding sequence ATGGGGaagatatttattgataatggaagctccgTAATCGTCTTGTTCAAGAGCACGTTGGATCAAATGAAGATGGaaggatttgagtttgagccgATATCCACCCCGTTGTATGGGTTTGAAGGACACGCCATCCCACCTTTGGGTCAAATTGTTCTTCCCCTATCCTTGGGGACTGATCCTCGGCGGGTAACAAAAATGATAGCATTCACCGTGGTGGATAACCCGTCAACGTATAATGGAATTCTAGGACAGCCAGCCCTGAAGGATTTTAGAGTCGTAGCTTCCACTTATCATCATAAGCTTAAGTTTCTTGTGGGAAAAGGAGTTGGAGTCTTGTGCGGGAACCAAAAAGTCGCACGCCGTTGTTATGAAAGAATCTTGAAGGAAGGAAAAAAGAGAGGTCGTGAGCATTCGCATGGAAGCTTAAGCTCAGTCTTACAGTTGTAG